A genomic window from Candidatus Kouleothrix ribensis includes:
- a CDS encoding cytochrome C oxidase subunit IV family protein: protein MDNPKKAADLRRGVVILVILAVFTIVEYILATQANVPLLLVLIAVIKAAIVLQYFMHLPRVFSEEGNH from the coding sequence ATGGATAACCCGAAGAAAGCTGCCGATCTGCGCCGCGGTGTGGTGATCCTGGTGATCCTCGCTGTGTTTACGATCGTCGAGTATATCCTGGCGACCCAGGCCAACGTGCCGCTGCTGCTGGTGCTGATCGCGGTGATCAAGGCGGCGATCGTGCTGCAGTACTTTATGCACCTGCCGCGCGTGTTCTCAGAGGAGGGCAATCACTAA
- a CDS encoding heme-copper oxidase subunit III: MAVHTTHTTTYQQRMSNARLGLWLFILSDSFVFLGLLVTRFYLLGGLRPELDQTLGLLVTGVLLVSSFFMNRAETAIAHGDQKRFLNGVLITMVLGIGFLVGVVGFEWRNAPFGPGDGAQGSSFYMMTGMHAFHVLTGVLFLAVVYRNGRKGRYSAERHWAVEACANYWHFVDVVWIFFYPALYLIGTVAG, from the coding sequence ATGGCTGTGCATACCACGCATACAACCACGTATCAGCAGAGAATGAGCAACGCGCGGCTGGGCCTGTGGCTGTTCATCCTCTCGGATTCGTTCGTATTCCTGGGGCTGCTGGTCACGCGCTTCTACCTGCTGGGCGGCCTGCGACCCGAACTCGACCAGACGCTGGGGCTGCTGGTTACGGGGGTGCTGCTGGTCAGCAGCTTCTTCATGAATCGTGCCGAGACGGCGATTGCTCACGGCGATCAGAAGCGTTTCTTGAACGGCGTCTTGATCACGATGGTGCTCGGCATCGGCTTTTTGGTTGGTGTGGTCGGCTTCGAGTGGCGCAACGCGCCGTTCGGCCCCGGCGATGGTGCGCAGGGTTCGTCATTCTATATGATGACCGGCATGCACGCGTTTCACGTACTCACCGGCGTGCTGTTCCTGGCAGTGGTGTACCGCAACGGCCGCAAGGGCCGCTACAGCGCCGAGCGGCACTGGGCGGTTGAGGCCTGTGCGAACTACTGGCACTTCGTCGATGTGGTGTGGATCTTCTTCTACCCGGCGCTCTACCTGATCGGCACGGTGGCGGGTTAG
- a CDS encoding SCO family protein: MSIPLVSRVQAWPARTWLLGLAAVIAGLALVLAGRFARPYTFHGSLIESPAPAPDFTLNDQHGQPFRLSDQAGKVVLLYFGYTACPDVCPTTLAEFKLARARLGPLADQARFVFVTIDPRRDTAALLRTYLADFDASFVGLTGTPRELQPAWHAYGVYVDARPGLETIDHTNRVYVIDTRGRLRLTYSLDTNASALADDVRELIGEARQ, encoded by the coding sequence ATGAGCATTCCTCTGGTTTCGCGGGTGCAGGCCTGGCCGGCCCGCACATGGCTGCTAGGCCTGGCGGCAGTGATCGCCGGGCTGGCGCTGGTGCTGGCCGGGCGATTTGCGCGCCCGTATACCTTCCACGGCTCGCTGATCGAGTCGCCGGCCCCTGCGCCCGATTTTACCCTGAACGACCAGCATGGCCAGCCATTCCGCCTGAGCGACCAGGCCGGCAAGGTGGTGCTGCTCTACTTCGGCTACACCGCATGCCCGGATGTCTGCCCAACCACACTGGCCGAGTTCAAGCTGGCGCGCGCACGGCTGGGGCCACTGGCCGACCAGGCGCGCTTTGTGTTCGTCACGATCGATCCGCGGCGCGACACCGCCGCGCTGCTGCGCACCTACCTGGCCGACTTCGACGCTTCGTTCGTGGGGCTCACCGGCACACCGCGCGAGCTACAGCCGGCCTGGCACGCCTATGGCGTGTATGTCGACGCGCGGCCTGGCCTGGAGACGATCGACCACACCAACCGGGTGTATGTGATCGATACGCGCGGGCGGCTGCGGCTGACCTACTCGCTCGATACGAATGCGTCGGCACTGGCCGACGATGTGCGTGAGCTGATCGGCGAGGCGCGCCAGTAG